A region of Desulfuromonas thiophila DNA encodes the following proteins:
- the pepN gene encoding aminopeptidase N, with protein MTEVAGSSTAARQQAEPVVVRRLDYRPPDWLVDEVELCFWLDPRATRVQGRLRLRRADAGGTAPLRLHGGDQPLVRLCCDGAELASHAWQRDSDGLTLFGLPAACTLEIETELDPQANRALEGLYLSAGIFCTQCEAEGFRRILFFPDRPDVLARYTTTLIADERLPVLLANGNLVASGPLADGRHFARWHDPFPKPSYLFALVAGELVCRERPYRTLSGRSVQLQIYVEPRNAALCDHALASLERAMRWDEQRFGLEYDLERYMVVAVDDFNMGAMENKGLNVFNSKYVLACPATATDDDYLDIEGVIAHEYFHNWTGNRITCRDWFQLSLKEGLTVFRDQEFSADMHSAAIKRIEEVRLLQTQQFAEDAGPTAHPVRPDSYVEINNFYTMTVYHKGAELVRLLQTLLGWEDFVRGMRLYVERHDGQAVTTDDFVAAVLDANPQAGIDRELFSRWYSQAGTPLLRLSWQQDAAAGQWRLHCRQSCPPTPGQEHKQPVLIPLRLALLDASGRPCGLRLAGETEAGAPERVLRLTAAEQEFTFVDLPGEVTPSLLRGFSAPVRLEAPLTREQQAFLMAHDSDAFNRWQAAQALLLQALLAGLKAPEGGAGELADSLLLEAFHHSLTDQTADPALLALALTLPTEGYIADQLPGAVDPARVHQVREKLRGQLATRLNDALLICYRQQQDAGPYVFSGPALARRRLKNLCLTYLARSPAEEARDLLWQQARHSDNMTDTAAAMALLAETPDVAVDELLQTFYQRWRHQPLVIDKWLAWQARSQRPDCLARLCRLLEDPAFSLTNPNRVRALIGTFCQANPYHFHAADGSGYRFLEQQLCAIDGFNPQVAARLVLPLLRWPRFEPGRRVLMLAVLQRLAARQPLSRDLYEMVQRALAQEAVD; from the coding sequence ATGACGGAAGTGGCGGGGAGCAGCACGGCAGCACGACAGCAGGCGGAACCGGTGGTGGTGCGGCGGCTGGATTACCGGCCACCGGACTGGCTGGTCGACGAGGTGGAGCTGTGCTTTTGGCTCGACCCGCGGGCGACACGGGTGCAGGGCCGGCTGCGGCTGCGCCGGGCGGATGCCGGCGGTACCGCGCCTCTGCGGCTGCATGGCGGCGATCAGCCGCTGGTGCGGTTGTGTTGCGATGGGGCTGAACTGGCGTCACACGCCTGGCAACGCGATAGCGATGGCCTGACGCTGTTCGGTCTGCCTGCCGCTTGCACCCTGGAGATCGAAACCGAACTTGATCCACAGGCCAACCGGGCCCTTGAAGGGCTCTACCTGTCAGCCGGTATCTTCTGTACCCAATGTGAGGCCGAGGGCTTCCGCCGTATCCTGTTCTTTCCCGATCGGCCCGATGTGCTGGCGCGTTACACCACTACCCTGATTGCCGATGAGCGGCTGCCGGTGCTGCTGGCGAATGGCAACCTGGTGGCCAGCGGACCACTGGCCGATGGGCGTCATTTCGCCCGCTGGCACGACCCGTTTCCCAAACCGTCGTATCTGTTCGCTCTGGTGGCGGGAGAGCTGGTCTGCCGTGAGCGCCCCTACCGGACGCTTTCCGGCCGGTCGGTGCAGTTGCAGATCTATGTCGAGCCGCGCAACGCCGCCCTGTGCGATCATGCCCTGGCTTCGCTGGAGCGGGCCATGCGCTGGGACGAACAGCGCTTCGGCCTGGAATACGATCTGGAACGTTACATGGTCGTGGCGGTGGATGATTTCAACATGGGGGCCATGGAGAACAAGGGCCTCAATGTCTTCAATTCCAAATATGTGCTGGCCTGTCCGGCAACCGCTACCGATGATGACTATCTGGATATCGAGGGAGTCATCGCCCACGAGTATTTCCACAACTGGACCGGTAATCGCATTACCTGTCGCGACTGGTTTCAGCTCAGCCTCAAAGAGGGCCTGACGGTTTTTCGCGATCAGGAGTTTTCCGCCGACATGCACTCGGCCGCCATCAAGCGCATTGAGGAGGTGCGCCTGCTGCAGACCCAGCAGTTCGCCGAGGATGCCGGTCCGACAGCCCATCCGGTGCGGCCGGACTCCTACGTCGAGATCAATAACTTCTATACCATGACGGTGTATCACAAGGGCGCCGAGCTGGTCCGGCTGTTGCAGACGTTGCTGGGCTGGGAGGATTTTGTCCGCGGCATGCGCCTCTATGTTGAGCGTCACGACGGTCAGGCGGTGACCACCGACGACTTTGTTGCCGCTGTGCTCGATGCCAATCCGCAGGCCGGTATTGACCGGGAGCTGTTTTCGCGTTGGTACAGCCAGGCGGGCACCCCGCTGTTGCGATTGTCCTGGCAGCAGGATGCGGCGGCGGGACAGTGGCGGCTGCACTGTCGTCAGAGCTGCCCACCGACGCCGGGGCAGGAGCATAAACAGCCGGTCCTGATTCCCCTGCGGCTGGCCCTGCTGGATGCGTCGGGCCGGCCCTGCGGTTTGCGGCTGGCGGGCGAGACGGAGGCAGGCGCGCCGGAGCGGGTATTGCGCCTGACCGCGGCAGAGCAGGAGTTTACCTTTGTTGATCTGCCCGGCGAGGTGACGCCGTCGCTGCTGCGCGGCTTTTCGGCGCCGGTGCGGCTGGAGGCTCCGCTGACGCGGGAACAGCAGGCTTTTCTGATGGCCCACGACAGCGATGCCTTTAATCGTTGGCAAGCGGCCCAGGCCCTGCTGCTGCAGGCGCTGCTGGCCGGGCTCAAGGCGCCGGAGGGTGGGGCCGGAGAGTTGGCCGATTCTTTGTTGCTGGAGGCGTTTCATCACAGCCTGACCGACCAGACCGCCGATCCGGCGTTGCTGGCTTTGGCCCTGACCCTGCCGACGGAGGGGTATATCGCTGATCAGCTGCCGGGCGCGGTCGATCCGGCCCGCGTCCATCAGGTGCGCGAGAAACTGCGTGGTCAACTGGCCACCCGCCTGAACGATGCGTTGCTGATCTGTTATCGCCAGCAACAGGATGCCGGTCCCTATGTGTTTTCCGGTCCGGCCCTGGCCCGCCGCCGGTTGAAGAATCTGTGCCTGACCTATCTGGCGCGCAGTCCGGCCGAAGAAGCCCGTGACCTGCTGTGGCAGCAGGCCCGTCACAGTGACAACATGACCGATACCGCCGCCGCCATGGCCCTGTTGGCTGAAACGCCCGATGTCGCAGTCGATGAGCTGTTGCAGACCTTTTATCAGCGCTGGCGGCACCAGCCGCTGGTGATCGACAAATGGTTGGCCTGGCAGGCCCGTTCGCAGCGCCCCGATTGTCTGGCGCGGCTGTGCCGGCTGCTGGAAGATCCGGCTTTTTCATTGACCAACCCGAACCGGGTGCGGGCGCTGATTGGCACCTTCTGCCAGGCCAATCCGTACCATTTTCATGCCGCCGATGGCAGTGGCTACCGGTTTCTGGAGCAGCAGCTCTGCGCGATTGATGGCTTCAATCCGCAGGTAGCGGCCCGGCTGGTGTTGCCGCTGCTGCGCTGGCCGCGTTTTGAGCCTGGTCGGCGCGTTTTGATGCTGGCGGTGCTGCAGCGGCTGGCAGCACGTCAGCCGCTGTCACGCGATCTGTATGAAATGGTGCAGCGGGCCCTGGCGCAGGAAGCGGTGGACTGA
- a CDS encoding GGDEF domain-containing protein, with amino-acid sequence MAMTWQVLLQRLDEQRQQLEKFDQVETRILATLDFHAFFATLLAQIEGVFGIPLVWCVLRQDSTPQQLLAELPPPEGSAWAQRLVLADSCLLDQLLPPAAAVVLADRGLERYRPLLPAGVPLPGSLALAPIRLDGVLVGLLALADNDPARFAPDLDPQLLDRLALKISLCLSNVTAHERLRQQARRDPLTGLLNRRALDMALEQEFQRASRYHTVLTLVFVDLNDFKQVNDRYGHSCGDALLQWVAQVLRDCSRQTDYVGRYAGDEFLLLLPQTSRSQAYGLMQRAEARLRQQPLRLAGTELAVSFSFGLADGPSPAIATAADLVRLADADQYRCKQAYHGRAPLPSADQGPSLCM; translated from the coding sequence ATGGCGATGACCTGGCAGGTGCTGCTGCAGCGGCTCGATGAACAGCGCCAGCAGCTGGAGAAATTCGATCAGGTGGAAACACGCATTTTGGCTACGCTGGATTTTCATGCCTTTTTCGCCACGCTGCTGGCGCAGATTGAGGGCGTGTTCGGGATTCCGCTGGTCTGGTGCGTCTTGCGCCAGGACTCGACGCCTCAACAGCTGCTGGCTGAATTGCCACCGCCGGAAGGCAGTGCCTGGGCTCAGCGGCTGGTTTTGGCCGACAGCTGTCTGCTTGATCAGTTGCTGCCGCCAGCGGCGGCGGTCGTGCTGGCCGACCGGGGGCTGGAACGCTACCGGCCGCTGCTGCCGGCCGGTGTGCCCCTGCCGGGTTCGCTGGCGCTGGCGCCGATTCGGCTGGACGGAGTTTTGGTCGGTTTGCTGGCTCTGGCCGACAATGATCCGGCCCGCTTTGCACCGGATCTTGATCCGCAGCTGCTTGATCGTCTGGCGTTGAAGATTTCCCTGTGCCTGTCGAATGTCACAGCTCATGAACGATTGCGTCAGCAGGCCCGCCGCGATCCGTTGACGGGGCTGCTCAATCGCCGTGCTCTCGATATGGCGCTGGAACAGGAGTTCCAGCGTGCCAGCCGCTACCATACCGTGCTGACCCTGGTGTTTGTCGATCTGAATGATTTCAAACAGGTCAATGACCGTTACGGCCATTCCTGCGGTGATGCGCTGTTGCAGTGGGTGGCGCAGGTGTTGCGCGACTGCAGCCGTCAGACCGATTATGTGGGGCGTTATGCCGGTGATGAATTCCTTCTGCTGCTGCCACAGACCAGCCGGTCGCAGGCTTATGGCCTGATGCAGCGTGCCGAGGCGCGCTTGCGCCAGCAGCCGCTCCGTCTGGCTGGAACCGAGCTGGCCGTTTCTTTCAGTTTCGGCCTGGCCGACGGGCCGTCCCCCGCCATTGCCACAGCGGCCGATCTGGTGCGTCTGGCTGACGCTGACCAGTACCGCTGCAAGCAGGCCTATCACGGCCGCGCACCCCTTCCCTCTGCCGACCAAGGACCGTCCTTATGCATGTGA
- the yihA gene encoding ribosome biogenesis GTP-binding protein YihA/YsxC, translating to MHVTAARFVKSATRPAHYPAADFPEIAFAGRSNVGKSSLLNVLLQRRNLVRTSSTPGRTQLINFFILNEALSLVDLPGYGFAKVPLAVKNQWGPMVQTYLQSRPTLAALVLLFDIRREPRPDDLQLLDWLEQYQVPTIAVITKADKVGRSQWIARRKAIAEAAGLPVDAFTLFSAQTRQGCDELWERMQVALEQWQQRAVNLPINETIAAGNEPGGMPDGA from the coding sequence ATGCATGTGACAGCAGCCCGTTTTGTCAAGAGCGCCACCCGGCCGGCCCATTACCCGGCGGCGGATTTTCCGGAGATTGCCTTTGCCGGCCGCAGCAATGTCGGCAAGAGTTCGCTGCTCAATGTGCTGCTGCAGCGGCGCAATCTGGTGCGGACCTCGTCGACGCCGGGGCGCACCCAGTTGATCAATTTTTTTATTCTTAACGAGGCCCTGTCGCTGGTCGATCTGCCGGGCTACGGTTTTGCCAAGGTGCCGCTGGCGGTGAAAAACCAGTGGGGGCCGATGGTGCAGACCTATCTGCAGTCGCGTCCCACCCTGGCGGCATTGGTGTTGCTGTTCGATATCCGGCGCGAGCCGCGCCCCGACGACCTGCAGCTGCTTGACTGGCTGGAACAGTACCAGGTGCCGACCATCGCGGTGATCACCAAGGCCGACAAGGTTGGTCGCAGCCAGTGGATCGCTCGCCGCAAGGCCATTGCCGAGGCGGCCGGTCTGCCCGTCGATGCTTTTACCCTGTTTTCGGCGCAGACCCGCCAGGGTTGTGATGAGCTGTGGGAACGCATGCAGGTGGCACTGGAGCAATGGCAGCAGAGGGCCGTCAACCTGCCGATAAACGAGACGATTGCCGCTGGTAACGAGCCCGGCGGTATGCCCGATGGCGCTTGA
- the cbiE gene encoding precorrin-6y C5,15-methyltransferase (decarboxylating) subunit CbiE has protein sequence MIYVVGAGIAGQEGFCQRVLQLVAEADVLYGPPNLLALFARLPARQVALSADSDLTALLEEAEGNQVVLTAGDPLFFGLGRELLRNLPREELEFVPNVSSVQFAFARIKQPWDDALFVSAEGRSMTHLVDRIVANDKVAVLTDARHTPAAIAAELLRRGRDGYTVYLCENLGTAEERVEQTSVAQLPQLVAAPLNVLIFIKCYDSEIDDSLPTLGIPDSSFMTVKKQITPEEVRVVVLAKLRLRQDMVLWDIGAGSGSVSIEADALLPFGRIFAVERNSDSLRFLRQNLNNFHSRNVRLVEGEAPACLEDLPDPDRVFIGGSGGNLWELLEVIDERLSASGRVVLTASTLDTLVAATDFFENNGYVIEVVTLNIARTSSETDYKMFEALNPVYVVVALKESASATLA, from the coding sequence ATGATCTATGTGGTGGGCGCCGGCATCGCCGGCCAGGAAGGCTTCTGTCAACGGGTGCTGCAGCTGGTGGCCGAGGCTGATGTGCTGTACGGGCCGCCCAATCTGCTGGCCCTGTTCGCCAGGCTGCCGGCGCGTCAGGTGGCTCTGTCGGCGGATAGCGATCTCACCGCGTTGCTGGAAGAGGCCGAGGGCAACCAGGTTGTGTTGACCGCCGGTGATCCGCTGTTTTTTGGTCTCGGGCGAGAGCTGTTGCGCAATCTGCCGCGTGAAGAGCTTGAATTTGTTCCCAATGTCAGCTCGGTGCAGTTCGCCTTCGCCCGGATCAAACAGCCTTGGGACGATGCCCTGTTTGTGTCGGCGGAGGGGCGTTCGATGACCCATCTGGTGGATCGCATTGTCGCCAACGACAAGGTAGCGGTTCTCACCGATGCGCGACATACCCCGGCGGCCATTGCGGCTGAGCTGCTGCGCCGCGGCCGTGATGGTTATACGGTTTATCTGTGTGAGAATCTCGGCACTGCCGAGGAGCGCGTCGAGCAGACCAGTGTTGCCCAGTTGCCGCAACTGGTAGCGGCTCCGCTCAATGTGTTGATTTTTATCAAGTGTTACGACAGCGAGATAGACGACAGTCTGCCGACCCTGGGCATTCCCGACAGTTCCTTCATGACCGTAAAGAAGCAGATCACGCCTGAGGAGGTACGGGTGGTGGTGTTGGCCAAGCTGCGGTTGCGACAGGATATGGTGCTGTGGGATATCGGCGCCGGGAGCGGTTCGGTGAGCATTGAGGCCGATGCTCTGCTGCCCTTCGGTCGGATCTTCGCGGTCGAGCGCAACAGCGATTCATTACGTTTTTTGCGGCAGAATCTTAACAATTTTCACAGTCGCAATGTGCGTCTGGTGGAGGGTGAGGCACCGGCCTGTCTGGAGGATCTGCCTGACCCCGACCGGGTGTTCATCGGCGGGTCGGGTGGCAATCTGTGGGAGTTGCTGGAGGTGATCGACGAGCGCCTGAGCGCCTCCGGTCGGGTGGTGCTGACGGCCAGCACCCTTGATACCCTGGTGGCGGCGACCGATTTTTTCGAGAACAACGGTTATGTCATTGAGGTGGTCACCCTCAATATCGCCCGTACCAGCAGCGAAACCGATTACAAGATGTTCGAAGCCCTGAATCCGGTATATGTCGTGGTGGCCCTGAAGGAGTCGGCTTCTGCCACCCTGGCCTGA
- a CDS encoding PilZ domain-containing protein, with amino-acid sequence MDERRRYERFDTLNFVYYVLQDNDSILTQDIGRTLDASAEGLLIQTHEPLVAGLRLQLSLALADELLEARGTVIHVGAEQDGFYRSGVRLDDLDAHQQAQYQRFLQGFIAA; translated from the coding sequence ATGGATGAACGTCGGCGTTACGAACGCTTTGATACCCTCAATTTTGTCTACTATGTGCTGCAGGACAATGACAGTATCCTGACGCAGGATATCGGGCGCACCCTCGATGCCAGCGCGGAAGGCCTGCTGATCCAGACCCATGAGCCGCTGGTGGCGGGATTGCGCTTGCAGCTGAGTCTGGCCCTGGCGGATGAACTGCTCGAAGCGCGGGGGACGGTGATTCATGTGGGCGCAGAGCAGGACGGTTTTTATCGCAGTGGTGTTCGCCTCGATGACCTTGACGCACATCAACAGGCCCAGTATCAGCGTTTTCTGCAGGGTTTTATCGCCGCCTGA